In Deltaproteobacteria bacterium, a genomic segment contains:
- a CDS encoding serine/threonine protein kinase → MSEGDAGNWEDTLDLKKSMEAPTIVGPPRDAMSTINPLTEEACFTVEAQQYTIRDYEEKEVVFPWPDGLSSLPIVDISRGSHTDSQGDFHVTNLLGRGGMGVVEHANQQSLDRGVAIKRLANERTDPRNVTALLHEAMITGSLEHPNIIPIHLLGLDQDKHPVMVMKKAEGLAWSALLHGVNEEHWKNWRGDRLERHVQILIQVCNAVHFAHTRGVIHRDIKPANIMVGDYGETYLLDWGVATKVENYDESDNRIWGTPAYMAPEMASGKEVNAQTDVFLLGSCLHEILTGFPRYRGRTARESLKLARAAGSFVFDSSVSPELATICNKACSKEREKRYQSAQEMREALTTFLRERTMWELLHVANQRVDALQELLRSVFSKPGTPVMPEKNYVIFKLFNESRFGFEQVLTQVPEHKAATAGLQRCLEAMFMYAIDQRNADFAASLVTDMPWKRPDLTQKLDELQESLASDSQALLRLEALRHDQDMKISSSQRATVFGGAMLTLSLFMFGLELFSDQLSQTQQLVSSIFGIGLIGFVTLGITLLNRDIFLLNQVNRSLTGTLLAGFFALSLSRALSLNSGVAMEHIWQSDLLICLLIGILSGLSIRKVFFMPSLIIAVVFLVALIMPELGKHALPVGLLFTSFFTLRSGRNAQ, encoded by the coding sequence GTGTCGGAAGGCGATGCCGGAAATTGGGAGGACACCCTTGACTTAAAAAAGTCCATGGAAGCGCCCACCATTGTGGGACCGCCCCGCGACGCTATGAGCACTATCAACCCGCTTACTGAAGAAGCCTGCTTTACCGTCGAAGCTCAACAGTACACCATCCGTGATTACGAAGAGAAAGAAGTGGTTTTTCCCTGGCCGGATGGTCTGAGTTCTTTACCCATCGTCGACATCTCTCGCGGCAGCCACACCGATAGCCAAGGCGACTTTCATGTTACCAACTTGTTGGGTCGCGGCGGCATGGGGGTTGTAGAACACGCCAATCAGCAAAGCCTTGACCGAGGGGTGGCCATCAAACGACTGGCCAATGAGCGGACAGATCCCCGCAACGTCACTGCCCTTTTACACGAAGCGATGATTACAGGCTCCCTTGAACATCCCAATATTATCCCAATTCATCTACTCGGACTCGACCAGGATAAACATCCGGTGATGGTCATGAAAAAGGCGGAAGGGTTAGCATGGTCGGCTCTGCTGCACGGAGTGAACGAAGAGCATTGGAAGAACTGGCGCGGGGACCGTCTAGAGCGGCATGTGCAGATCTTAATTCAGGTCTGCAATGCTGTTCACTTCGCTCATACTCGAGGCGTGATTCACCGGGATATCAAACCAGCAAATATCATGGTGGGTGATTATGGTGAAACCTATCTCCTCGACTGGGGTGTAGCGACTAAAGTTGAAAATTACGACGAAAGCGACAATCGAATTTGGGGGACACCTGCCTATATGGCGCCCGAGATGGCATCTGGCAAAGAAGTTAACGCACAAACCGATGTCTTTCTTTTAGGGTCGTGTCTGCATGAAATACTAACCGGGTTTCCAAGGTATCGGGGACGAACTGCCCGTGAAAGTTTAAAGCTCGCCCGCGCAGCAGGTTCGTTTGTGTTCGATTCTTCCGTATCGCCAGAGCTGGCGACCATATGCAATAAAGCCTGCTCCAAAGAACGAGAAAAACGATATCAAAGTGCCCAGGAGATGCGTGAAGCACTTACCACCTTCCTCAGAGAACGAACCATGTGGGAGCTGTTGCATGTTGCGAACCAACGTGTGGATGCCCTTCAAGAACTGCTGCGCTCTGTGTTTAGTAAACCAGGCACACCAGTGATGCCTGAAAAAAATTACGTCATTTTCAAGCTTTTCAATGAAAGCCGTTTTGGTTTTGAGCAGGTCCTCACTCAGGTACCCGAGCACAAGGCCGCCACCGCTGGGCTTCAACGCTGCTTAGAAGCTATGTTTATGTATGCCATTGACCAGCGCAATGCGGATTTTGCGGCTTCTCTGGTGACCGACATGCCGTGGAAGCGCCCAGACCTTACGCAAAAGCTAGACGAACTCCAGGAGTCGTTAGCTTCCGATAGCCAGGCTCTGCTTCGCTTGGAAGCACTGCGACATGATCAAGATATGAAAATATCCAGTTCACAGCGGGCCACTGTATTTGGTGGTGCGATGCTTACCCTTTCCTTGTTTATGTTTGGACTGGAATTATTCAGCGATCAGCTAAGCCAAACACAACAACTGGTTAGTTCTATTTTCGGAATTGGTTTGATTGGATTTGTGACTCTTGGGATCACTCTGTTAAACCGGGACATATTCTTACTCAACCAAGTCAATCGCTCACTAACCGGAACCTTGCTTGCCGGTTTCTTTGCCTTGTCTTTAAGCCGAGCTCTAAGCCTTAACAGCGGCGTTGCGATGGAGCATATTTGGCAATCGGATTTATTGATCTGTTTACTTATTGGGATTCTGTCGGGCCTATCTATTCGTAAAGTCTTTTTTATGCCTTCGCTTATCATAGCAGTGGTCTTTTTGGTGGCTCTCATTATGCCCGAACTGGGCAAACACGCACTGCCGGTTGGGCTTCTCTTTACCAGCTTCTTCACCCTGCGTTCTGGCCGTAACGCTCAGTAA